The Lonchura striata isolate bLonStr1 chromosome 5, bLonStr1.mat, whole genome shotgun sequence genome window below encodes:
- the NUP107 gene encoding nuclear pore complex protein Nup107: MDRNGFEDMSSPHDPEVVRPGRKQGSQKRVSILTSLDDTIGNMTPKSQCLSRTPNSLLHQPGTALHRSSMKPSDMSAILGTGGKSPLILPTPGLFGNLSMLDESSWTMALSPQQRGMFVNADVSNMTEDVTMSAVFLREDDPGEAATMSMYSDFLRSFLKHTSTTIFDLVDEYESICNSQVNILGKIVYRATPGQQKFSKTASVLWLLKQEMVTWRLLSSLYRDRIQSALEDETAFDVTALTASEKSTVDNLFQKDSLVRQSQLVVDWLESIAKDEIGDFSDNIEFYAKTVYWDNTLHTLKQRQSSTYMGSSRPLVTELDPDAPIRQKLPLDDLDQEDDARLLKYLFTLIRAGMTDEAQRLCKRCGQAWRAATLEGWKLYHDPNINGGKELEPVEGNPYRCIWKISCWRMAEEDQFNRYERAIYAALSGNLKQLLPVCDTWEDTVWAYFRVMVDTLVEQEIRTSVVTAEEMEELPRDYLETNWTSEKVFEELQATDKRRVIEENQEHYHVIQKFIILGDVDGLMEEVSRWLSKDRSVLPGHLLRFMTHLILFFRTLGMQTKEEVSVEVLKTYIQRLVSEKHTDLIAFYVSHLPPQLAVAQYALFLEDVTESDQRHHCLELAKEAGLDVATITKTVVENIRKKDAGEFSHHDHVLDTGTTEADQLKIDVIDWLVFDPAQRAEALKQSNAIMRKFLASKKHEAAKDVFVKIPQDSIAEIYNQWEEQGMDTPLPAEDDNAIREHLCIRAYLEAHETFNEWFKHMNSAPQKPSLLPQASFTEKVAHEHKEKKYEMDYGIWKGLLDALTADVKEKMYNVLLFVDGGWMVDVREDAEDDPERTHQMILLRKLCLPMMCFLLHTVLHSTGQHQECLRLADMVASERHKLYTVFSKEELRKLLQKLRESSLILLDQDLDPLGYEIQS; this comes from the exons ATGGACAG AAATGGTTTTGAAGACATGTCATCCCCCCATGATCCTGAAGTGGTCAGACCTGGACGGAAGCAAGGCTCTCAGAAAAGAGTTTCTA TTCTTACATCCCTGGATGACACTATTGGAAACATGACGCCTAAAAGCCAGTGTCTTTCCCGAACTCCTAATTCATTACTTCACCAGCCAG gtaCTGCATTACATCGCAGCTCCATGAAGCCATCAGATATGTCTGCCATCCTGGGAACAGGAGGGAAGTCTCCTCTCATTCTACCAACTCCTGGACTTTTTGGCAATCTGTCAATG TTGGATGAAAGTAGCTGGACAATGGCACTTTCACCTCAGCAGAGAGGAATGTTTGTAAACGCAGATGTGTCCAATATGACAGAAGATGTCACTATGAGTGCTGTGTTCTTACGTGAGGATGATCCTGGGGAAGCTG CTACTATGAGCATGTACTCAGACTTTCTGCGTTCCTTTCTGAAGCATACATCAACTACCATTTTTGATCTTGTGGACGAGTATGAGAGTATTTGTAACAGTCAG gtGAATATATTAGGGAAAATAGTTTATCGGGCAACTCCTGGACAGCAGAAGTTTTCCAAAACTGCAAGTGTCTTGTGGCTTCTCAAGCAGGAGATGGTAACTTGGAGACTGCTGTCCTCACTTTATAG agACAGAATACAGTCTGCACTGGAAGATGAAACTGCATTTGATGTCACT GCTTTAACTGCTAGTGAAAAATCTACTGTAGACAACTTGTTTCAGAAAGATTCACTTGTTCGACAAAGTCAG cTGGTGGTGGATTGGCTAGAGAGCATTGCTAAGGATGAAATTGGGGACTTCTCCGATAATATTGAGTTTTATGCAAAAACAGTATATTG GGATAACACACTACACACCCTGAAGCAGCGACAGTCAAGTACATACATGGGAAGTTCTCGTCCTCTGGTAACAGAGTTA GATCCAGATGCTCCTATTCGACAGAAACTGCCGCTTGATGATTTGGACCAAGAAGATGATGCAAGATTGTTGAAGTATCTCTTCACTCTCATCAGAGCAGGAATGACAGATGAG GCACAGCGCTTATGCAAACGATGTGGTCAGGCCTGGAGAGCTGCAACTTTGGAAGGCTGGAAATTGTATCATGATCCTAACATAAATGGAG GAAAAGAGCTGGAGCCTGTTGAAGGCAATCCATACAGATGCATTTGGAAAATAAGTTGTTGGCGCATGGCTGAAGAG GATCAGTTTAATAGATATGAAAGAGCAATCTATGCAGCCCTGAGTGGAAACCTCAAACAG CTTCTTCCAGTTTGTGATACCTGGGAAGATACTGTTTGGGCATATTTCAGGGTCATGGTGGACACTCTAGTTGAGCAGGAAATACGAACCTCAGTAGTAActgcagaggagatggaggagCTCCCTAGAGATTATTTAGAAACAAA CTGGACTTCAGAAAAAGTTTTTGAAGAACTTCAGGCTACAGACAAAAGG AGGGTTATAGAGGAGAATCAGGAACACTATCATGTGATTCAGAAATTCATTATACTTGGAGATGTGGATG GTTTGATGGAAGAAGTCAGCAGGTGGCTTTCCAAGGACAGAAGCGTGCTCCCAGGACACCTCCTTCGTTTCATGACACATCTTATTCTGTTTTTCCGCACTTTGGGTATGCAGACTAAG GAGGAAGTTTCTGTGGAAGTCCTGAAGACCTACATTCAG CGGTTGGTGTCTGAGAAGCACACAGATTTAATAGCATTTTATGTCAGCCACCTGCCCCCACAGCTCGCTGTGGCTCAGTACGCTTTATTTCTTGAAGATGTTACTGAGAGTGATCAACGCCACCACTGCCTTGAATTAGCAAAAGAAGCAG GTCTGGACGTTGCAACCATAACAAAAACTGTTGTTGAAAACATCCGCAAGAAGGATGCTGGGGAGTTCAGCCACCACGACCACGTGCTAGACACAGGCACAACAGAG GCGGATCAGCTGAAAATAGATGTAATTGACTGGCTCGTATTCGATCCTGCACAGAGGGCAGAAGCACTTAAGCAAAGCAATGCAATCATGAGGAAGTTCTTGG CATCCAAGAAACATGAAGCTGCAAAAGATGTGTTTGTGAAGATTCCCCAAGACTCTATAGCAGAAATATATAACCAGTGGGAAGAACAGGGAATGGATACTCCACTTCCAGCTGAAGATGACAATGCTATCCGGGAACATTTATGTATTCGTGCATATTTG GAAGCCCATGAAACCTTTAATGAATGGTTTAAACACATGAACTCAGCTCCACAGAAGCCGTCTTTGTTACCACAAGCAAGTTTCACTGAAAAAGTGGCCCATGAACATAAAGAAAAGAAGTATGAG ATGGATTATGGCATTTGGAAAGGCCTCTTGGATGCTCTTACAGCTGATGTTAAGGAGAAAATGTACAATGTGTTGCTCTTTGTTGATGGAGGATGGATGGTTGATGTCAGAGAG GATGCCGAGGATGACCCTGAGCGAACGCACCAGATGATCCTGCTGCGAAAGCTGTGTCTGCCGATGATGTGCTTTTTGCTGCACACGGTGCTCCACAGCACGGGGCAGCACCAGGAGTGCCTGCGCCTCGCTGACATGGTCGCCTCGGAGCGCCACAAGCTCTACACG